The following are encoded together in the Candidatus Cloacimonadota bacterium genome:
- a CDS encoding ABC transporter ATP-binding protein yields MNKHVRWIVNKWMTQKWFLLIMLLFTLGSSAVAIAHPIVFGRLIDLLKGILASPDKYPEPMAEVNRIIWIMLGLGAAQLVTGFYPAVRGWVNIRFENMLRMFYFKFILGKDFRFFQKFRTGDVVTRLTDDLTDYSKISWFMCSGIFRAVNSFSLIMFTLAVMFSISPKLTLLSIAPLPLMMVVFYFTSDKLYRNFELNQQAISEINSQLEMSFSGIRIVKAFVSEEKYNRFFDLALARRFKTEMGVVKLNAVLHLIYEYIDYFAQIGVIIFGGYMAVKGRISVGAFYMFYTYLSMMIYPLLDLPQLFVSGKQAFVNIDRLEEMKDFPSFNSDWTGTAKPDEIKELRFDKVTCTYPGKNEPAIKDCSFDLKDGERLLILGSTGAGKTTVANLLLGLLRPDSGTITVNGVPIEDIDLTALRNLIAYVPQDPLLFTGTVKENVLFAVDGASEEEYRTAVKAAQLEEEIAEFPERDETRVGSRGLGVSGGQKQRITIARALIKRPQLLILDDITASLDAENEEKLWQDIDRHYPGISAIVISHRLSTLHYVDRVLFIDDLGHAHQGTHDELVFNNKEYHDFLHEHLK; encoded by the coding sequence TGGATGACGCAGAAGTGGTTTCTGCTCATCATGCTGCTTTTCACGCTGGGCAGCTCCGCGGTTGCCATTGCCCATCCGATCGTGTTTGGCAGGCTGATCGACCTGCTGAAGGGCATCCTGGCCTCGCCGGACAAATATCCGGAGCCCATGGCGGAGGTGAACCGCATCATCTGGATCATGCTGGGGTTGGGCGCGGCGCAGCTTGTGACCGGCTTTTACCCCGCTGTCCGCGGCTGGGTGAACATCCGCTTCGAAAACATGCTGCGCATGTTCTATTTCAAGTTCATCCTCGGCAAGGACTTCCGCTTCTTCCAGAAATTCCGCACCGGGGACGTGGTTACGCGGCTTACTGACGACCTTACCGATTACTCCAAGATAAGCTGGTTCATGTGTTCCGGCATCTTCCGGGCGGTTAATTCCTTTTCTCTCATCATGTTCACTCTGGCGGTGATGTTCAGCATCAGCCCCAAGCTAACCCTGCTTTCGATAGCGCCGCTGCCGCTGATGATGGTGGTCTTCTATTTCACCTCGGACAAGCTCTACCGCAATTTCGAGCTGAACCAGCAGGCCATCAGCGAGATCAACAGCCAGTTGGAGATGAGCTTTTCCGGCATCCGCATCGTAAAAGCCTTTGTGAGCGAGGAAAAATACAACCGCTTCTTCGACCTCGCCCTCGCCCGGCGCTTCAAAACCGAGATGGGCGTGGTGAAGCTCAATGCTGTGCTGCACCTCATCTATGAATACATCGACTACTTTGCCCAGATCGGCGTCATCATCTTCGGCGGCTACATGGCCGTGAAAGGCAGGATCAGCGTTGGCGCCTTCTACATGTTCTACACCTACCTGAGCATGATGATCTATCCGCTGCTCGATTTGCCGCAGCTCTTCGTATCGGGTAAACAGGCCTTCGTGAACATCGACCGCCTGGAGGAAATGAAGGACTTTCCCAGCTTCAACTCAGACTGGACGGGCACCGCTAAGCCTGATGAGATCAAGGAACTGCGCTTCGACAAGGTCACCTGCACCTATCCGGGAAAAAACGAGCCCGCCATCAAGGACTGCAGCTTTGACCTGAAAGACGGCGAACGCCTGCTGATCCTGGGCTCCACAGGCGCCGGCAAGACCACCGTGGCCAATCTGCTGCTGGGCCTGCTGCGTCCCGATTCCGGAACCATCACCGTGAACGGCGTCCCCATCGAAGACATCGACCTCACGGCTCTGCGAAACCTGATCGCCTACGTGCCTCAGGATCCGCTGCTCTTTACCGGAACCGTGAAGGAAAACGTGCTCTTTGCTGTGGACGGCGCTTCCGAAGAGGAATACCGCACCGCCGTGAAAGCGGCACAATTGGAAGAGGAGATCGCGGAATTCCCGGAGCGGGATGAAACCCGCGTGGGAAGCCGCGGACTGGGCGTTTCCGGAGGACAGAAACAGCGCATCACCATCGCCCGCGCGCTCATCAAAAGGCCACAACTGCTTATTTTAGATGATATCACGGCTTCGCTAGACGCCGAGAACGAGGAAAAACTCTGGCAGGATATCGACCGACACTATCCCGGCATCTCCGCCATCGTGATCTCGCACCGGCTTTCCACCTTGCATTACGTTGACCGTGTGCTATTCATCGACGACCTGGGCCACGCGCACCAAGGCACCCACGACGAACTGGTATTCAACAACAAGGAATACCACGACTTCCTGCACGAACACCTGAAGTA